One Carya illinoinensis cultivar Pawnee chromosome 5, C.illinoinensisPawnee_v1, whole genome shotgun sequence genomic window, AAAGGCATATTTTGCAAGAGCTTTCAGGCGAGCAAATGAAAGCTCCAAGCCCATCTCAAACagctgaaacattaaatttattgataaaaaatcaATGACAATCAAGATAGATGGCACAGTATATATTACAAGTGGGCAAGGTGATTGTTATTCAAATTATAGCCTTCAATTTTTCAGacttaaaaaattacttataaaaaaactcaGTTAAAAATCTGAATCAAGAAATACATATCCACAAAGTCATGCAACAAAGACGAACATTTCAGCTAAAAACATTCCCACATATCTTCCTGTGGGTATTAGCTCTCACAAATCAGCACAGGAGATCTAAAATACGTCCCAATGCCCTAACTTTCAATACAATGGGTAGGCGCAAGCAATGATCTactgaagaaaaaatatttcgAAGGTAGATGCATTCTTGATTAAGCATCAAACAAATATTAGAAAGTGATGTTTTCCAATagattaaaatcacattttatgATAGTTTGcaccaataaaaaaaagcaGAAACATCAAATTCAGCATATGAAACTTATAATTGCAAACGTTGAGATCTCACTATAAAAGAGGAACTAAATGGTACGTGAATCATTCCCTGACTTGACATAAAACAAGTTGCATGCTCCagtgtacctgggctatgcctatctttatatcaataaaatatcttattatttatcaaaaaataaataaaacaaattgcaTGCTCAGGTCTCAACTATGCAGTATGGATAAAACAAAGTTCCCCTTATAGGGTAAAGGGCTATAGAATGATAAGCATTTCATCACACAACACTGCAAGGAGACATGTATGGAAACGTAATTTGAGACCACTAGTTTCACTAGTAAGTACTACAAAAAAGCTCCAATGCATTGTATTCTGATTTTGAACATTTATTCTATTTAAGGACAAtgataatgatgaaaaaattgtcatttttccatggttaaatatggtaataaaaattacaacacAGTGGTGATAGTGGATAATCTGTCTAAAAGTTATAAGTTGCACCCAAAGCAATTAAGCTTACCAAAAAAAGAATACCCCATTCAGACAGAACTTTCACGTCAGTAAGATTCCTAAACAAGCCAAACTGATTGAGGACAATCCCcccaaagaagaaaccaagtaTCTGCAAAGGATCAGCACTAAATCAGTACAGAACTGAAATAACAAACTAAAAAACTACTGCAGCTGTCTAATTCTACCACACTATTCAAATATGAGCTTTGTAAACCATTCAAGAATAATGGTTGCAGGAAGTATGCATGTGCATGTAAAGCAGCTTACTTTTTCGTATTCTTTTACATAAATACATTCTAATATCGGTGCAATATTGACTGATCAAGTAATTTGTATACAAATATTTACCTTATAGCTTATATAGTATATGCATGTATACCACACTAGATCAAACTAAGTAATTCATGTTAGATATCTTGCTCAAGAATAAACCCATTCATAACATTCATCTGGTTGTGTGAGTGAGCTGGGTTGAGTGAGCTGGGTTCTTTCTCAATGCTTATCCTTACATTCTCAAACCTTTAGGAAAGAGCATATGTCAAATATAACTCAACCTTAAAAGAATATGTCTCATGTatgtgcgagagagagagagagagagagagagagagagagagagagagagagagagagagagagagagagtaattttgaagaaaaagattaaAGTACTGAAGTTTTACTTACTGGGCTAGCTCTAATGATCTTGAAGGCCGGAACAACCAAGACAGTCACAGCTAAGAATGTCAAGGTATCCGAACCTAAATCATTAATGACCTCAAGAGCATTGGCAACATCAATTGCTGCATATACCCGGGATCTTTCCCGAGGGGCCAATCTATGGTTAAAACAGAATCCTCCCCAATTAGATACCGAGGGAAATAATGAATGTGCCCCGCCAAAAAAATATCCTGAAACAAAAGAACTCTGACTCATCCTATAATTGATGGCATATGATGATAGACACACTTGCTGGTTTCGGGAATAAGGCatttgaatatattttccacCAAGTCGTGAAGTAGCATGGGAGCAAGCCCCAATTGGGCTCTTTTGTTTGAATATGTCATATCCCTACAAGGGGACAAACAATTGAAATAGATCAGTATAAAGAAATACGTTTACATATAATGATAAAGTGCAGACAATTATATTCTACTAAGATTGAACGAATGTAAATCATCAAATGCTTTTAAAGATTAATCAGGAATGAAAGTTGAGATAGTGAGTATCATGATGTCATTCATGCACCAATTGCTGCAAATTTTtccaaagaaaagataaaatgcACGAGCGCATCAAAGAGATTAACTCAGACCATCATAGAACTAGCTAAATTCTCAGAATTATTGAATATGGAGTTCAATCCAAAACCAAATTACATACAATTTAGGATAAAAAACTAATGCATTTACAAATTAATTCCAAACAGCGATTCAAAACCTGTGGCTGTGTTAATTCTCTAGTTATTCCATTGGCGAACCAGATTTTCAATAGTGGATAATTCAGAAAATTTTAGGCAAAACAAACCACAACAACATGGCGTGAAGAAATTCAACGGATATTCAGTATTCTACCCACTTCACCCAATCAAAGTTACTAGTGGCTCTAATTAATTTTAAGCAAAAGTTGAAAGCAATAGGAGCTTGTTGGGAAGTTGATGGAGTAGTTAAGGTACAGATATGAATGATGGTGTACCAGTGCACACACGTGACGTTAAGGTGAACTATTGTTGTTCTtgcctttttttctttatttcttgaaTGAATAAAGTCAATAATTCTAAATTCAATTAAAGCTCCATGAAACATAAGAAAAATCCATCattgcaataaaaaaaacatagaaaacgAATATGGCTAGCCAAGAAAGCACAAGAAATGCTAAACAGGAACTGAGCCAAGTAACCTGTTAAAAATCTGGCGTAGTATATGGTACCTTAGATCTTTGGCAACGAGGAATTGACTCCAACATAGTGCTCGCTGCTCAGGCTTATGAAGCAAGAACCCCCAACTTGAAGTAGTTACAGTGCATTTGCTCGGTTTTACTGACAAACCCAGATATAAAATTGCATATATCTCGTGGGGAAGAAAAGGGATGAATTTAAGCTTTGGCTATATTTATACGGCTCCGAAAAAGGACGACCACCAAAACTgatacaaaaacaaaaggctCAAATTGAGGACGAAAAACGCACACGTTCAAACTCTGTGAGTTTCGAACTTCGGATTTGATGAGTTTTTGTAGACAGAGCGTATTTGTGGAGGAAATGCACGCCCGGACCGGAGCTTGAGTTCGCTCTTGGCCACTAACCTCTCCGGCTGAATTTTAAAAGCACAAGCTAACGTAATGTCCACGTGGCGATAAGTGATTCCACCGTGTCATTAtctgaaacaaaaacaaaaaaagtagtGCTATACTTAAGCCTGCATAGTAATTTACACCACACTCTACCGacgtgtaaattttttttttaatgctacaGTACGACGGGAACTTTTTACgcctaaatttaaattttttttagctGCTACAGTAAAACGGAAACGTTTTACGCTATTCGGCATTGAATAATCCCCAAAAGTTTCGAAAATTTGCTACTCCCTCCAACGTTGCTCCTCCCGCTCGCCGAACCGATACCCTCTCTGCTGGCTGCAGTCTGCAGTTCGTACCGTCCGGTGTGCTGGCTGCCGATCCTTCTGCCGGTTGCCGATCCTTCTGTCGGTTGCCGAACCTTTTGCCGTCTGCCGTCTGCTGTCTGCCGCACCAACAGGTCTGCGATTCTGTGAGGTAAGAAACTGAGCTGATAGGATTCAGTTTGTGGTTCTTCAGGCAAAGTGGTTTTGATGGCTTCTAATTTGCACTGATAGGATTCAACAGTGCGATTGCTCTTTGGTTGTGATaatggattttaatttttttttgttggattcCGAGAGGCATTTACTAGGTTTGGGTTTTGCTTAAATTTGTAGGTAAATGGATTGAGAAGATAAGATTAAGAAGAAAAGATTTGCTAtattttcaactcaaaactaaGACAAAATTAATCCACATAGAACTAAAATACATGGGTATCAATTACAGTAGAAATTTTATCTTCTAAGCCCTTTTACCATTTATGCTCTTTTATTTCCGAATTAAATACTGTAATATGGGTATCAATTTTGATTGAGGTTGAGATTGTGGTGTGAGATTATGGAGTGGATTCTAATATTTTGGCATGattttggtatttgattgtGGCTTGAAGATTGTGATTTAATATGGCTTTGAAGATTGTGATTTAATATGGCTAGTGCGATTAATTAATGCACTGAACTCAAATTGCCTGGAGTATGTAATGCTAAAAAccgaaaatcaaacaaaaataaaaaatacagatCTATAGTTGCACTTCCCAGCCTGTAAAATCAATTACTACATGCTAATCACTGTAGACATAACTAAATAATGTTTAGGACTTCACATTACTATGAAATGTTTATTATAACTGTATGTGGAGCTGCGTTATTGTGATGCATTTATTAATTGACAATTCTAATTTATTATAGTGTTATGgacaaagaagaagataaaaggtCACCCAGGCCTTCTACACCAATTCCACCGACTCAGGTATGATACATTGGCCATTCATAAAAGGCATGTGTCTTGATTCCAACtagttaatgtatttttatttgtgtattatAGGGATATTATGGTTCGGGGAGTACTTACTACCCGCCATTTATAATGCGTCCAAATGCATTTCCTAATAAATACACATATACATGGGGTAGCCAGGTACATAGAtttctaaatattaatttttatcccGGTAGTTGATTCTTAACCTTTCTAAATCTGTGGTTGATTACAGGCACCACCAATCCCACCTTTTCCAGCAACGTTCATTTACCCTTCGTCGACTAGTGCGCAGGAGTCAGACCGTATGCAACAAACGACCCAGGTATATAGCTTTCTaaacttttcaattttactcATTTGTTGTTTATTACCTGTTATAACACGGTGTCTTATTACAGTCTCTACCAATGCCACATTTTCCAACGATGTTCATCTATCATCCATCTAATAATGCAGAAGAGTCGGGCCGTGTTCCACCAACGAGCCAGGtacttcctttattttcttgaattttggtACTTGAATATGTGCATTGTTACCAAGTCTAACATAGTGCTTGATATAAGCCCCCACCAATGCCACCTTTGCCAACAACATTCATCTACCCTCCGTCGACAAATGCTGAGGATTTGGGTCGTGTTCAACAAACGACCCAGGTAGATTGTTGTCAAGTGCATCGATATTTTTTCCTTAATCTGTTTATTATGCCTTCTAACATCGTACACTTTATTACAGACCCCACCAATGCCACCTCCTCCAATGGTATTCATCTACCCTCTCTCGACAAATGCGGAAGAGGCAGGCGTTGTTCAACAAACGAACCAGGTTAGAAATTTGTGCCATTTTTGTGCTTGGtgtcatgaatattattttgttaatctATTTTGTTACCCATTCTAACCATGTAATCGATTACAGTCCCCACCAATGCCACCTCTTCCAACTCCATTCATCTACCCTCCGTCGATGACCGCAAAGAAGTCGAGCCATTTTCAAGTAGCCAACCAGGTTAGAAAATTACAACtggatattttgttttgttatttttttccttacatTGTTACCCttacgttattttttttttccttacgcCATACCTGAATACAGCCTCCACCAATAACACGACCTCCATCGAGTGATGGAGAGGAGCTGAGAAGCTTTGAAAATTCTTCAACTACTCCATCGACTAATGTGACTGATGCGACATTTATAAGCGAAAATGAAACTACTGTTGGAGGTACATCTCTATTTTCTGAAAAGAATGAAGAATCTGAGGatataaatgaagaaaattctGATAACCAATGAGTTGAGGAGGATCCCAAAGCAGGTATGAAGTTTGCCACTGATCATGAGCTTATGGCCTATTATAAGCGATATGCCGAGCAACAAGGTTTTGGTGTTATAACACAACGGACGAAGAGAGAGGCCGATGAGAGAGTGAGGTATTTGACGATTGGGTGTGCGCGAGGTGGCAAGTACCAACCTAGCCATAGTAATATATCGAGGCCGCGTCCAACTATTAAAACGGATTGTAAGGCAAGGATAAATGCGCACTTGGTGAAGGGTACTTGGGAGCTGACCAGTGTTGAACTTGCTCATAATCATGACACTGTCAGCCCACAAAAATCTAGATTCTTTAGATCGCACAAAAATCTAGACGAATACAGTCAGAGGATGCTTGATTTGAACGACAGAGCTGGTATTCGAATGAATAAGAATTTTGGGGTACTTGTTGTTGAAGCGGGGGGGTTTGAGAATcttgattttcaagaaaaagactGTCGGAATTTTATTGACAAAGCTAGGAAATTGAGGTTGGGTAAAGGAGGTGGCGAAGCCCTTACTGAGTACTTCAAGCGGATGAGGTCGCaaaatgatggttttgtttATATGATTGATGTGGATGAGGATTTGAGACTGAGAAATGTGTTTTGGGCTGACGCACGTAGTCGAGCAGCGTATGAGTATTTCGGCGATGTTATTACTTTCGATACGACATATCTTACAAATAGGTATGGTATGCCGTTTGCCACGTTTGTTGGTGTAAATCATCATGGGCAGTCTATACTGTTAGGGGCTGGGTTGCTTTCAAGCGAGGACACAAGTACTTTCGTCTGGTTGTTTGAAGCATGGTTGGAGTGCATGAATGGTCGGGCGTCAAAAGCCATCATTCAGACCAAGACCGAGCAATGAAGAATGCTATTGCTGTGGTATTCCCAAATACTCGCCATAGATATTATCTTTGGCATATAATGCGAAAGTTGCCTGAGAAATTGGGATCTCACGCTGCATTCAATGCAGGATTGAAGACTGCCATCCAGGGTGCCCTTTATGATTCACAGACAtgtgaagaatttgaaatgaagtggGGGCAATTTATTCAGAAGTATGATCTTAGTGATAATGCATGGTTGAATGGATTGTACAATGAGAGGTCCTTCTGGGTACTGGTGTACCTTAAGGGAGTATTTTGGGCTGGCATGAGCACAACCCAAAGGTCAGAAAGTATGAACACGTTCTTCGATGGGTTTGTGCATTCTGGTACAACGTTGAAAGAATTTGTTGACCAATTTGACAATGCGCTCAGGAAAAAGGTGGAGGTCGAGACGACAGCTGATTTCAACTCCGCCAACCAAACCATCCCATGTTCATCCGCATTCCGCATTGAGAAGCAATTTCAAGCAGTGTATACGAGTGCAAAATTTAAAGAGGTACAAAAAGAGGTGTGAGGAATGATTTTAtgtaactgcatatttatatgcaaGGAGGGTTGCATTTCCACCTACGATGTTTTGGATGAAATTACCATTGATGATGACCATGTGAAGAGTGTCAAGTACACTGTTTATTTTAATGAGGAGGAGGTTGATTTGAAATGCACATGTGCGTTATTTGAGATGAGGGGGATCCTCTGTAGGCATGCATTGAACGTTTGCCAGATGAATAAGATTCATGCATTGCCGGAAAAGTATATCTTggatcgatggaggaaggatTTAAAGAGGAGATATACGGTGGTCAAAAGTAGCTACGATGACTTGCGATCGAATGCGGACTCACGAAGGTATAAGTTCGTGgttaaatattgtgtaaaaTTAGCTACCCGTGTTTGCCCAAGTGATGAACATGTTACTGCATTCGTGAGCCACTTGGAGGagtttgagaaaaaatttcaagGATTGACACTTGAGTCCGGTTCAAGCAAGGTGAAAGAAACTATAGTCACGGATAAGAGTAAGAAAATCTTAAGCCCGCATGTTGTTCGAGGGAAAGGTAGGCCACCAACGAAAAGGAAGGTTCTGCCTGTGGAGAAGGCAGCAAGAAAGCGAAAGAAACAATCggtaaaaaattcttaaatataATGGTACTTCTGTTTTATTATGCTTCTGACTGACATCAAATGGTATTTCTAATGGgagttatgtttttttttatgttcaaaTTTATTTAGACATGTAGGAAAATATTTGATGATGCATCACAGGATGGTGAGTTATCAGAAGCTCCAGAAAGTGATCAGGTAATACATATTGAGCTACCCGTGGCATTATTGTGATGTATTTCTTTAAACTTACTATTGCTGTTTTTTTCTAATGGGTTTGTGgttgtttatttgaaatttctttAGGTACTTAGTGCATGCAAGGATGATTATGTTGTACTAACACAGTGCAGTACTTTCACACACCCAACGCCATCGGAAAATGAGAAGTGAGGCTTTGCTACCTAAGCAAGTGCATGGATGTGGGGTGATGTGGTGATGTGGTGGATACCAATTTTGGTTATCTGATTGATGAAGGAAATTTATTGAAGCATGTAGGGGGTTGTCAAGTATTTGGGAGGTTGGTTTGGAAAATTTTAATATGGCTTTATGATGATTTCGATGTGGTGGTAGATGAATAAGATATGAGCTGCCTCGTTGTATTGACTATTGAGTTTAGAGCCGAATATTGACTATTGAGCTCCGATGATGCCAAAAAACTGTTGCGCGAGTTCTTTTTACGCTGGGTGGTTTTAACTTgagtattaaataattttttagcttTATGAGGAAAACTAATTGTGACGCcgccaaattccgtttgggattagacgaacatttgaaacgtcgagacatataacacaaggttacctgcccccgttcatgacatataagatgcaatattcctaacatgcatctaacaatatgcaatattcgcagcggataaattttttctttagcaatactatgcaccaaattgaaaatatcccaaatgcttaaaacatacttcatacataaaaatccattgaacaattaagatcacaacactagtccaaaatggttatgatccaaaaagtagtagagatgcaactcaatcgtacaagtagtaatttacgttaattactatatcaacatttatgtcgcaccgtcacttagtcaactgtgtctagttgattagctcctgattctccttcaggtcctgtaacaagatctaccattcggggggaatggtagttgggactaccaaagtgagatttgattacaaatctcagtaagttaacaaaaaacttccacacaagctaatgatgcatggatggcagtaaaaacataaatgcataatcaaattcataagtaattaaagcataacttggagtacaacatagcataattgacataacttaaattgaaacatgaactgaacttgacttgacatgaacttgatctgaaacttgacttagcatgaatttgctttgaaacttgaattaacatgaaaaatacgttctccacagttgttgtggccccatgtattctacgtgtaaatacatactccacagttgttgtggccccatgtattctacacaaacttgacttaacatgaaaaatacatactccacagttgttgtggccccatgtattctacatgtaaatacatactccacaattgttatggtctcatgtattctacagaaacttattctttaactgcttaaatacatactccacagttgttgtggccccatgtattctacgtgtcacaattgctgtgtctcacgtagtgtatgcgccacaattgctgtgactccATACATAattaatcaagatgaaacgtgactggaatacgaaatgactgaagccctgacgtaacataacgtgacttgaatataacttgaaatacatgaccaacttgagatagaaacatttcgtaacatggcataacatataatagacaacatatttaacatgacatacttgcaacagtgaatattacatgacttgacatacatgtaatagatggcatacttagcatgacgtacttgaaaggtacagtaatacatgacagaatatattatgtaacagataaaaattgatgacagaataaattctgtataatagacaattacgtgataacttggcatggcatgacatatatgataacatacatacatacacagtagttcctttacttagcacacatacacagtagactgctagtaagttaaaagctaacttacctcgatctccgcatttcttataaaacttcaagtgcgatcacgaggaactgtaattagtgattgtaaaagttagaactaaatcactaataatttgaaatatgaaaaatactaacttaaagagtaaaattttcattttactctctacatgtgggaaaatgaccgttttacccataacttaaggattttgcatactaacttcaaaagttttcaaaatttacattcctcatgtaaattttgtcctaaacttaaatatcaactcagaaaaatttaaaacaaaacacaactatggaaaacacactatggccgaaacatccataggccatttctcttgatttttttgttgcaattcttttcaacttcaaaactcatgcttaaactaaaattttacaacaaacatcttccaatcctaagttcaaaaccatacttaaaacatccatttagaaaaagctaataatcaacactaaaccttttttgtaaaaagatccaagcacttgaatcacaagttttgaccttaaatcaaaacatctccaagagtttcaaaaatcaaatcttacttctaacatattcataatatcatcctaacatcaaccatgctttaaatcatcaaaccaaagtcatcaaaatcacaaaataacatttggagtttttggttttacacttagtccaaaaacagaaactttttcctcaactagttttgataaatctcttgatctatgacttataaatatatgatcttcaaaccaaaccatcaaatgatttaaaaagatgtcctaaaacatatataagcttctaattcaagatcacatggttagaaattaactaaaacataaatttagccaagaatatccacactttagcttatttgaatatctctttgcataaaatttcatatctttgaaaataacatcaaatatcttcaaaataataatataacatgtatataagatacttaggatcctccaataaaattattaaagtcattagaataggtttagaccaccaaagagttaaactttctcaaaacagaaactgtttttcttcttccagtttctaagtttctaaatctaagaaaatctttcatcaaaacctttaatcatgcgaaaatcctcaaccaatagtcacatatacatgttaacaatactccataaaaatttcggaccaatatctatccattagcttggtcaaaaactccaaactataacatattctccagtttatctcccagaatgacctttctatagtttacacaatatttgactaaccaaatgatcttcaaatggggcaaataagatatccatgtaaactagactaaaaaaggaacaacttatatgaatgagactttatgataaaacacttacaacaacttcgaaatgggcgtgcaaaagaactcctaaaaactgtctgagagagagtgtttgataatcttttattggaaggtgtaattgaatataagttcatgggtgctggctggacatatttatggacgagataagggaggtgataaggctggagttgagagttgagtgtggttttctcctacccaaaatatctataaaagattatctcataatattctatccaataatatctacaaaaaaatcaacttaagatatttttatctaataatatctataaaaatcaactcaaaatatttttacccaataatattcacgaaaattacctcaagatatttctttttatccaataatatctacagttttgaacagacgttttgtccgaaaatatgaaaaaatgttattgcgccataagactttaaataaccctccgagtctaatggcacaaatcataatacattttgacacttctaactatctccaataatcaaaaacacacttctgataccatagtaaataataacattaactatgtagttagacaaaaacctatacgattaatggattcgtgaaaacttatggggttttcacgaggttcctaagttaatagaaatttcacaattgaatttctagcaggctgttacactAATGTTTATTGAATGGATTGTAAAGGCTGAGTGATTCATGCTTTAACATCATGTTCACTACGGCTGGGTGATTTGATTCTTAAGGAGTcatatttttatgttgtattgAGACTAGGTGTGGAAATTGGAATCCAACTAGTTGAATGGATGATTTTATGTCAGGAGTTGGTCAACATTCTGGGTGAATTAGAGTAAATCTATTTTCTGAATTACGGACAGCATGTGTCTAGAATTTGTGTAAAGTTCTAaatcttcttaaatattaagCATGTCTAACATTAAGGAACCATACATTCTACAGAAAAAAGGTTTACAactaataaattcaaaatacatTGATTAAACTACTCCATCGTCCTCTTGAATTCTTACATACCAAATACTTTGGTCAAAATTCTGCAACAGCTTACCAACCAAGTACTTTGATCAAAATTCTTACATACCAAGAACCAAAAGTTTACCACTAATATCCATTTAATCCAAACTATCCATTTACAACATACTTGGACCAACCTACCTTTATGGTCCAAGCCAaccaaaaattattacaatggATATCACCCAATACAAACACAAAGATGTGCGTGCACGTCTATTCCATACGACCAGGTTCTGCATTTCCTCCTCTAGCTTGTCAAGAACACACTCTCTCTCAAacagtttatcttctttttgCTCAACTTTATACTCGCGCAACAATAAATCGTCCTCCCTTTTTTGAACTGCATTCTCCCTTGCGCGAGTTCTCTCCTCTACCAGTTGGAGTATATCTGCCCATATGAAGAATTGACACTTTGCTTCTCCCTGTAGTGAAATTTTGTTAATTTCATCAATGTAAAATATGACACTCaataaaaaacattacaaaaataaaaccctCAACTTCTTGTTATTACCGTGTTGTATTTGTACTTCGGGCAAGCGTAAAATTTTCTTCCTGGATTTTTGTTAGTTTGGGATGTCTTTAATGGGGCTTTCAAGCCACACCAACAGGTTGGTGATTCCAAAAAATCATCGTCTACACATGATGATGCGCTCGATGCC contains:
- the LOC122309378 gene encoding leucine-rich repeat extensin-like protein 2, with translation MDKEEDKRSPRPSTPIPPTQGYYGSGSTYYPPFIMRPNAFPNKYTYTWGSQAPPIPPFPATFIYPSSTSAQESDRMQQTTQSLPMPHFPTMFIYHPSNNAEESGRVPPTSQTPPMPPPPMVFIYPLSTNAEEAGVVQQTNQSPPMPPLPTPFIYPPSMTAKKSSHFQVANQPPPITRPPSSDGEELRSFENSSTTPSTNVTDATFISENETTVGGTSLFSEKNEESEDINEENSDNQ
- the LOC122309381 gene encoding protein FAR1-RELATED SEQUENCE 5-like, coding for MKFATDHELMAYYKRYAEQQGFGVITQRTKREADERVRYLTIGCARGGKYQPSHSNISRPRPTIKTDCKARINAHLVKGTWELTSVELAHNHDTVSPQKSRFFRSHKNLDEYSQRMLDLNDRAGIRMNKNFGVLVVEAGGFENLDFQEKDCRNFIDKARKLRLGKGGGEALTEYFKRMRSQNDGFVYMIDVDEDLRLRNVFWADARSRAAYEYFGDVITFDTTYLTNRYGMPFATFVGVNHHGQSILLGAGLLSSEDTSTFVWLFEAWLECMNGRASKAIIQTKTEQ
- the LOC122309385 gene encoding protein FAR1-RELATED SEQUENCE 1-like, with translation MKNAIAVVFPNTRHRYYLWHIMRKLPEKLGSHAAFNAGLKTAIQGALYDSQTCEEFEMKWGQFIQKYDLSDNAWLNGLYNERSFWVLVYLKGVFWAGMSTTQRSESMNTFFDGFVHSGTTLKEFVDQFDNALRKKVEVETTADFNSANQTIPCSSAFRIEKQFQAVYTSAKFKEEGCISTYDVLDEITIDDDHVKSVKYTVYFNEEEVDLKCTCALFEMRGILCRHALNVCQMNKIHALPEKYILDRWRKDLKRRYTVVKSSYDDLRSNADSRRYKFVVKYCVKLATRVCPSDEHVTAFVSHLEEFEKKFQGLTLESGSSKVKETIVTDKSKKILSPHVVRGKGRPPTKRKVLPVEKAARKRKKQSTCRKIFDDASQDGELSEAPESDQVLSACKDDYVVLTQCSTFTHPTPSENEK